One window from the genome of Faecalibacterium sp. HTF-F encodes:
- a CDS encoding LexA family protein, with the protein MSELSTRLRLRRKELGLSQEELAQRMGYRSKSSITKLEKGVNDLPQAKLEELAAALETTPAYLLGLDAPCPPPGFEPLPAMVRVPLIGSIACGTPITAEQNVERYIGVPAAWRADFALTCHGNSMSPTICDGDIVCIRCQPEVEQGQIAAVRIGSEATLKHFHRQGSTVMLIADNAAVCPPMVYTGPQLEELHIEGRAVGLCRGL; encoded by the coding sequence ATGTCTGAATTATCCACCCGCCTGCGCCTGCGCCGCAAAGAGCTGGGCCTCTCGCAGGAGGAGCTTGCCCAGCGCATGGGCTACCGTTCCAAATCCTCCATCACAAAGCTGGAAAAGGGCGTCAACGACCTGCCGCAGGCCAAGCTCGAGGAGCTTGCTGCCGCGCTGGAGACCACTCCCGCCTACCTGCTGGGGCTGGATGCCCCCTGTCCGCCGCCGGGTTTTGAGCCGCTGCCTGCCATGGTGCGGGTCCCGCTGATCGGCTCCATCGCCTGCGGCACGCCCATCACCGCAGAACAGAACGTTGAACGCTATATCGGTGTTCCCGCCGCGTGGCGCGCCGACTTTGCCCTGACCTGCCACGGCAACAGCATGTCTCCCACCATCTGCGATGGGGATATCGTATGCATCCGCTGCCAGCCGGAGGTGGAGCAGGGCCAGATCGCAGCGGTGCGCATCGGCAGCGAGGCCACCCTCAAGCACTTCCATCGTCAGGGGAGCACCGTGATGCTCATTGCCGACAACGCTGCCGTCTGCCCGCCGATGGTCTACACCGGCCCGCAGCTGGAAGAACTGCACATCGAGGGCCGGGCCGTCGGCCTCTGCCGGGGGCTGTGA
- a CDS encoding DUF3990 domain-containing protein, translated as MGHNGYANRYKIECDGLTILDLNAPGYTMLHWLIILLENREFDTSAPLAAEAKEYLMNTFHLDYKSADIIIGYRADDSYFSFASDFINGAISYRQLCNAMRLGKLGQQFVLKSKAAFEQLEFLGYETADSKEWYKKKAFRDQTARRQYFDVERNRRQRGDLYITTILDEEMKPNDPRLR; from the coding sequence ATCGGCCACAATGGCTACGCTAACCGGTATAAAATCGAATGCGACGGTTTGACCATTCTGGATTTGAACGCTCCCGGTTACACGATGCTGCATTGGCTGATAATTCTTTTGGAGAACCGCGAATTCGATACTTCTGCCCCGCTGGCCGCAGAAGCCAAAGAATACCTGATGAACACTTTTCACCTCGACTATAAGTCTGCAGATATCATCATTGGCTACAGGGCAGATGACAGCTATTTTTCCTTTGCATCTGATTTTATCAACGGTGCAATCTCTTACCGCCAGTTGTGCAATGCCATGCGCTTGGGCAAACTGGGGCAGCAGTTCGTGCTGAAAAGCAAAGCGGCCTTTGAACAGCTGGAATTTCTCGGCTATGAGACCGCAGACTCTAAAGAATGGTATAAGAAAAAGGCCTTCCGTGACCAGACAGCCCGCCGCCAATATTTTGACGTGGAGCGCAACCGCCGTCAGAGGGGAGACCTTTATATTACCACGATTCTCGACGAGGAGATGAAGCCCAATGATCCACGCTTACGAT
- a CDS encoding XRE family transcriptional regulator, with product MRYTIRHFDLPLLTFEANMDSADTDLHIIKVYEENRSFLPLNLTVSEDGVERWLRHRTIPKNRAYVDALLSKVGLSLNRPLGIIAANKGLSLNDCFWVDAEGSGDTFEKVNLYDNRFSQVLAAIAFTGYGSSIRTSLASCPEFSTNGMLPKCWRRQNGKIYLYKGGTSGFSNLGFEPYSELYAYQVAQAMGVNAIRYTLTKDLKKTLCSKCELFTSKEYSYIPIGQLVSKGGIKAIFAYYQTLGQTFVDALEDMLVFDAIICNTDRHYGNFGVLVDNKTNTIAAPAPLFDHGNSLFSLGGTDLWDNQKAFDEYARTLLPLAYDDFFAAAKSAMKPRHRAMLHKLLDFHFDRRATRYNLPPNRLKMIEKEVQRRARVLLG from the coding sequence GTGCGCTACACCATCCGGCATTTTGATTTGCCACTGCTTACCTTTGAAGCAAACATGGACAGTGCAGATACGGACCTCCATATTATAAAGGTCTACGAAGAAAACCGTTCCTTTTTACCTTTGAACCTGACTGTATCAGAAGATGGTGTAGAACGCTGGCTGCGGCATCGCACAATTCCGAAGAACCGAGCGTATGTAGATGCTCTGCTCTCTAAGGTGGGGCTTTCTTTGAATCGACCGCTGGGAATTATTGCAGCCAATAAAGGTCTTTCACTCAATGATTGCTTTTGGGTAGATGCAGAGGGTTCCGGTGACACCTTTGAAAAAGTAAATCTTTACGATAACCGATTCAGTCAGGTGCTGGCCGCAATTGCCTTTACAGGATATGGCAGCAGCATACGAACTTCGCTTGCGTCCTGCCCGGAGTTCTCGACTAACGGGATGCTGCCAAAATGCTGGCGCAGACAAAACGGAAAAATCTACCTTTATAAAGGGGGTACGTCAGGGTTCAGCAATCTGGGGTTTGAACCGTACTCGGAACTGTACGCCTATCAAGTTGCGCAGGCAATGGGTGTAAATGCAATTCGCTACACCCTGACAAAAGATCTGAAAAAGACGCTTTGTTCCAAGTGTGAGCTGTTCACCAGCAAAGAGTATTCTTATATTCCCATCGGACAGCTTGTGTCCAAAGGTGGAATAAAAGCAATTTTTGCGTATTATCAGACACTAGGCCAGACCTTTGTGGATGCACTGGAAGATATGCTGGTCTTTGATGCGATCATCTGCAATACAGACCGCCACTATGGAAACTTTGGCGTGTTGGTGGATAATAAGACCAACACGATTGCGGCACCCGCACCGCTGTTTGACCACGGAAACTCGCTGTTCAGTTTGGGCGGAACGGATCTTTGGGACAACCAGAAAGCGTTTGATGAATATGCCCGCACACTGCTTCCGCTTGCATACGATGATTTTTTTGCAGCTGCAAAGAGTGCAATGAAACCTCGTCACCGTGCAATGCTCCATAAGCTGCTGGATTTCCATTTTGACCGCAGAGCGACACGTTATAATCTGCCGCCAAATCGCTTGAAGATGATCGAAAAAGAGGTACAGCGCAGAGCAAGAGTGCTTTTAGGGTAA
- a CDS encoding helix-turn-helix domain-containing protein, with amino-acid sequence MANTEMIREYIRASGYKLQYVARAMQISPNALGQKLQGHTQFKLNEAERLSAVLGLSMYERDLCFFEEQNRREALARRADEKRRGECDKRAEK; translated from the coding sequence ATGGCAAATACAGAGATGATCCGGGAGTACATTCGTGCCAGCGGCTACAAGCTGCAGTATGTGGCACGGGCAATGCAGATCAGCCCCAACGCGCTGGGACAAAAACTGCAGGGCCACACGCAGTTCAAGCTGAACGAAGCGGAACGGCTCAGCGCAGTGTTGGGCCTGAGCATGTACGAGCGGGACCTTTGCTTTTTTGAAGAGCAGAACCGCCGCGAGGCGCTGGCGCGCCGTGCGGATGAAAAAAGGAGGGGAGAGTGTGACAAACGAGCAGAGAAATAA
- the tsaA gene encoding tRNA (N6-threonylcarbamoyladenosine(37)-N6)-methyltransferase TrmO encodes MPTAPEEMTLKVIAHIHTAFPTKFGIPRQSGLVEELRGEVVFTPEYRSVDAVRGLEDFSHIWLVWQFSGAVRDSWSPTVRPPRLGGNTRMGVFATRSPFRPNPLGLSSVRLEAIEHRPDVGPVLIVRGADLMDGTPIYDIKPYIPYADCHPDAAEGFTGQTQSHHLQVAFPPELLEQVPQADRAALTGVLANDPRPSYQHDPQRVYGMEFGPLEVHFTVDGELLTVTGVCRR; translated from the coding sequence ATGCCAACTGCACCCGAAGAGATGACCCTGAAGGTCATTGCACATATCCACACGGCCTTTCCCACCAAGTTCGGCATCCCACGCCAGAGCGGCCTTGTAGAGGAGCTGCGCGGCGAGGTGGTGTTCACACCGGAATACCGCAGCGTCGACGCGGTGCGCGGGCTGGAAGATTTCAGCCACATCTGGCTGGTGTGGCAGTTTTCCGGTGCAGTGCGGGACAGCTGGTCTCCCACCGTGCGCCCGCCCCGTCTGGGCGGCAACACCCGCATGGGCGTGTTCGCCACCCGGTCGCCCTTCCGGCCTAACCCGCTGGGCCTTTCCAGCGTGCGGCTGGAAGCCATTGAGCACCGGCCGGACGTGGGCCCGGTGCTCATCGTACGCGGGGCCGACCTGATGGACGGCACCCCCATCTACGACATCAAGCCTTATATCCCCTATGCCGACTGCCACCCGGACGCCGCCGAGGGTTTCACGGGGCAGACTCAGTCCCACCATCTGCAGGTAGCGTTCCCGCCGGAGCTGCTGGAACAGGTGCCGCAGGCCGACCGCGCCGCCCTGACCGGTGTACTGGCAAACGACCCGCGCCCCTCCTACCAGCACGACCCGCAGCGGGTGTACGGCATGGAGTTCGGCCCGCTGGAAGTCCACTTCACCGTGGACGGGGAGCTTCTGACCGTGACCGGCGTCTGCCGCCGTTGA
- a CDS encoding AAA domain-containing protein, with product MDTDTRNQMILIKGKDQTDCVASFRFCNGMCEVIYVSTPNKTYRFQDRNVKVLSLQKTIDPDSVIVIAKGKKLNTVQAILDFGAYYRILFDEKLPLSFPKDDVELQPNCLADTKNKEVFRYFTETAEAVSLVTENGLNILRLQYSKISKVSDDTVLANYLDPQKSQTMSESPSTIIYPFGLNQSQKKAVEQALSSKISIIQGPPGTGKTQTILNIIANVVRDKKTVAVVSNNNSATHNIAEKLEKKGISFLTAFLGSLSNKQKFLADQSGIYPNMEEWELPPDERQQLEQEITALSQELNLMLTAKNRIARIEQELLQLNPEEHYFKEYYSTYHEEPIVNLDCFSSQKILELWLEFEHFIEQKKRLGLLQKLSIIFRFNRDAIKLFVNTPELVIPYLQNLFYLTKRRELENERQKLTLKLRQYAFDEKMNELTQKSFQLFKAELAAKYEWKTNRRRFESNDFRRNSDEFTHEYPVILSTTYSIKGTLSLDYVYDYLIIDEASQVDLTTAVLAFSCARNIVIVGDLNQLPNVLSEADIQRSETIWQTYSLAERYHFSTHSLLSSALETWPTAPVTLLREHYRCHPKIINFCNQKFYAGQLIIMTEDNDEPDVLTMYRTAAGNHARGHINQRQIDVIQQEILPQLRRQNYQSIGIITPYRDQAAAIRKQLGGYYEVDTVHKFQGREQDAIILTSVDNIITDFVDDPHMLNVAVSRAIHSLTVVTSQDPRNDRTNYGDLTRYIEYNNFAVIQSQVYSVFDLLYQGYAEQRKAYLRKRKRISEYDSENLMYSVIQEILSDKLFSSIGCAVHVSLATLIRDYSQLTKEETRYARNLSTHVDFLMFYKMDKLPILAIEVDGTSFHRPGSQQSIRDEKKNRILEKCGIPLLRLRTDGSNEKEKIRAALKECETPAADH from the coding sequence ATGGACACAGATACCCGAAATCAAATGATCCTTATCAAAGGCAAGGACCAGACAGATTGTGTTGCAAGCTTCCGATTCTGCAATGGAATGTGTGAAGTAATCTATGTTAGCACCCCCAATAAGACCTATCGTTTTCAAGACAGAAATGTCAAGGTGCTTTCACTGCAAAAAACAATTGACCCAGATAGTGTTATTGTAATCGCAAAGGGGAAGAAACTTAATACAGTCCAAGCGATTTTAGATTTTGGAGCGTATTATCGAATTCTTTTTGACGAAAAACTTCCACTGTCTTTTCCAAAAGATGATGTGGAACTTCAGCCAAACTGTTTGGCAGATACCAAAAATAAAGAAGTCTTCCGCTATTTTACAGAAACAGCTGAAGCCGTTAGTTTAGTAACAGAAAACGGACTCAATATTTTACGTTTGCAGTATAGTAAAATTTCCAAGGTCAGTGATGACACTGTGCTAGCGAATTATCTTGACCCACAGAAGAGCCAAACCATGTCGGAGAGTCCCTCAACGATAATTTATCCCTTTGGACTTAATCAAAGCCAAAAAAAGGCAGTAGAGCAGGCTCTCTCGTCCAAAATCAGCATTATTCAAGGCCCTCCCGGAACAGGTAAGACGCAAACGATTCTAAATATTATTGCAAATGTTGTTCGAGACAAGAAAACCGTTGCAGTTGTTTCCAACAACAATTCAGCAACTCATAATATTGCAGAAAAGCTAGAAAAGAAAGGCATTTCGTTCTTAACAGCATTTTTGGGAAGTCTGTCAAACAAACAGAAATTTCTTGCAGATCAGTCAGGTATTTATCCGAATATGGAGGAGTGGGAACTGCCGCCGGACGAACGGCAGCAGTTGGAACAAGAAATTACAGCACTTTCACAAGAATTAAATCTAATGCTCACTGCAAAAAATCGTATTGCGAGAATTGAGCAGGAGCTTTTACAGTTGAATCCGGAAGAGCACTATTTTAAGGAATATTATTCTACCTATCACGAAGAGCCAATAGTCAATTTAGATTGCTTCTCATCTCAAAAAATATTGGAGCTCTGGCTGGAATTTGAACATTTTATAGAGCAGAAAAAGCGGCTGGGTCTTTTACAAAAACTGTCCATTATATTTCGGTTTAATCGTGATGCAATCAAACTATTTGTAAACACACCCGAGTTGGTAATTCCTTATTTGCAGAACCTGTTCTATCTTACCAAAAGACGGGAGTTGGAAAACGAAAGGCAGAAACTTACACTCAAGCTGCGGCAATATGCTTTTGACGAGAAAATGAATGAATTGACGCAAAAATCATTTCAACTATTCAAAGCAGAACTGGCAGCGAAATATGAATGGAAAACTAACCGCAGACGATTTGAAAGCAATGACTTTCGCCGAAATTCAGACGAATTTACGCATGAGTACCCTGTGATTCTCAGCACAACGTATTCGATAAAGGGGACACTAAGTTTAGACTATGTTTACGATTACCTCATCATAGATGAAGCATCCCAAGTCGATTTAACTACGGCTGTTCTGGCATTTTCCTGTGCACGAAACATTGTGATTGTAGGGGACTTGAATCAATTGCCCAATGTCTTGTCTGAGGCAGATATTCAACGAAGTGAAACGATATGGCAGACCTATTCTCTGGCTGAACGCTATCACTTTTCCACACACAGCCTGCTCTCTTCTGCATTGGAGACATGGCCAACTGCCCCGGTCACGCTGCTTCGGGAACATTATCGCTGTCATCCTAAGATCATCAACTTCTGCAACCAGAAATTCTATGCTGGTCAACTGATTATAATGACGGAGGACAATGATGAACCAGATGTGTTGACTATGTATCGAACAGCCGCCGGAAACCACGCACGTGGGCACATCAACCAACGTCAGATTGATGTCATTCAGCAAGAAATTCTCCCGCAACTCCGTCGGCAGAATTATCAAAGCATCGGGATTATCACGCCATATCGAGATCAAGCCGCTGCCATTCGGAAACAACTTGGAGGCTACTATGAAGTAGATACAGTCCATAAATTCCAAGGACGTGAACAGGATGCTATTATTTTGACCTCCGTTGACAATATAATTACGGATTTTGTGGATGACCCACATATGCTAAACGTGGCAGTTTCTCGGGCAATCCACTCGCTTACCGTTGTCACATCACAAGACCCTCGCAATGACCGTACAAACTACGGTGATTTGACACGGTACATCGAATACAACAACTTTGCCGTTATTCAAAGTCAGGTCTACTCCGTGTTTGATTTGTTATATCAAGGATATGCTGAACAGCGCAAAGCATATTTGAGAAAACGCAAACGAATATCTGAGTATGACTCGGAGAACCTTATGTACTCTGTGATTCAAGAGATTTTATCAGATAAATTGTTTTCCTCCATTGGCTGCGCTGTACATGTTTCGCTCGCAACATTAATCAGAGATTACAGCCAGTTGACGAAGGAAGAGACTCGGTATGCCCGGAATTTGTCAACTCATGTTGACTTTCTGATGTTTTATAAAATGGATAAGCTACCTATTTTGGCAATCGAAGTGGATGGAACAAGTTTTCATCGGCCAGGAAGCCAACAATCCATACGGGATGAAAAAAAGAATCGAATCCTCGAAAAATGCGGCATCCCGTTGCTGCGGCTTCGTACAGATGGCAGTAATGAGAAGGAGAAGATTCGTGCTGCTTTAAAAGAATGTGAAACACCAGCGGCAGATCATTGA
- a CDS encoding FeoB-associated Cys-rich membrane protein gives MLTLRGIITLIVLVILFALAVVWISKQGGWKGEGCGGNCASCHSRCENPDHGKKH, from the coding sequence ATGTTGACACTTCGTGGAATCATCACGCTGATCGTTCTGGTCATCCTGTTTGCACTGGCCGTTGTATGGATCTCCAAGCAGGGCGGCTGGAAGGGCGAAGGCTGCGGCGGCAACTGTGCATCCTGTCACAGCCGCTGCGAAAACCCGGACCACGGCAAAAAGCACTGA
- a CDS encoding aspartate dehydrogenase: MFFSRKKPAHSYDPATQQPALRCSICTGEQVAGFISPDGHFEDVQLIRTPQELDAFRAQYGIPPECPLKKIY; the protein is encoded by the coding sequence ATGTTTTTCTCCCGCAAAAAGCCTGCCCATTCTTACGACCCCGCCACCCAGCAGCCCGCACTGCGGTGCAGCATCTGCACCGGGGAGCAGGTGGCCGGTTTCATCTCCCCGGATGGCCATTTTGAGGACGTTCAGCTCATTCGCACGCCTCAGGAACTGGACGCATTCCGGGCACAGTACGGCATCCCGCCGGAATGCCCCCTGAAAAAGATCTATTAA
- a CDS encoding LysR family transcriptional regulator, protein MELRNINTFLHIAELHSFSRTARHLGYSQSAVSSQIAQLEAELGAPLFDRVGKTVRLTDAGQTFLGYARTLLATAQQAQAALQPAKQISGSLRIALADSVCSTFLPGLLKRYHALCPQVELVLCTTTADGMLQMLGTNQVDLAYTLDQPLLQPNLVLAADVPEPVCFIAPSGHPLAGQAEVSLEELTQQEFLLTERGMSYRDALDQCLAARGLAVHPYLELGSAALLCQMVEQGMGLSFLPEYIVRPALAAGHLARLSVPDCAVEMHRQLFYHRDKWLTPQMKAFIELVLEDTQAK, encoded by the coding sequence ATGGAACTGCGGAACATCAACACCTTTTTGCACATTGCAGAACTGCACAGCTTTTCCCGCACGGCCCGGCATCTGGGCTATTCCCAGTCTGCGGTATCCTCCCAGATCGCCCAGCTGGAGGCCGAGCTGGGGGCCCCGCTGTTCGACCGGGTGGGCAAGACGGTGCGGCTCACCGATGCAGGCCAGACCTTTCTGGGCTACGCCCGCACCCTGCTTGCCACGGCCCAGCAGGCACAGGCCGCGCTGCAGCCCGCAAAGCAGATCAGCGGCAGCCTGCGCATCGCGCTGGCGGATTCAGTCTGCTCCACCTTTCTGCCCGGGCTGCTCAAGCGCTACCATGCCCTGTGCCCGCAGGTGGAGCTGGTGCTGTGCACCACCACGGCAGACGGGATGCTGCAGATGCTGGGCACCAATCAGGTCGATCTGGCCTACACGCTGGATCAGCCCCTTTTGCAGCCGAACCTCGTTCTTGCCGCCGACGTGCCGGAACCGGTGTGCTTCATCGCGCCCTCCGGCCATCCGCTGGCCGGGCAGGCAGAGGTCTCGCTGGAAGAGCTGACGCAGCAGGAGTTTCTGCTCACCGAGCGGGGCATGAGCTACCGGGACGCGCTGGACCAGTGCCTTGCGGCCCGCGGGCTTGCCGTGCACCCGTATCTGGAGCTGGGCAGCGCCGCCCTGCTGTGCCAGATGGTGGAGCAGGGCATGGGGCTTTCCTTTTTGCCGGAGTACATCGTGCGTCCGGCGCTGGCCGCAGGGCACCTTGCCCGGCTGAGCGTGCCGGACTGTGCCGTGGAGATGCACCGCCAGCTGTTCTACCACCGGGACAAATGGCTCACCCCTCAGATGAAGGCTTTTATCGAGCTGGTGCTGGAAGATACCCAGGCAAAATGA